The following are from one region of the Actinoplanes sp. L3-i22 genome:
- a CDS encoding HEPN domain-containing protein — protein MGAHDFLVSSILGEADRLLKRTDSLKTYLLAALSLSRQDPRRWNFATLEARASAVIYTVAELESLTKYLIRETHKELNGNHQIKDLIPCLRQLAAHEAFESLRDLSDATKVWPRRAEATTLDLSGLSLKLPIITKSAQPPMDGKTPNPQLYARIWDVYGLPGTAFPYARWDASMRKLGGVRNDLAHGNIPFHQVFQSAGMNSADVERYVDDVTEFALHLVDCWTSYLDQQMYLVSSGP, from the coding sequence GTGGGCGCGCATGATTTCTTAGTCTCCTCTATTCTCGGCGAAGCCGACCGTCTATTGAAGCGAACTGACTCTTTAAAGACGTATCTGCTGGCGGCCCTGTCTTTGAGTAGGCAAGACCCAAGACGGTGGAATTTTGCGACTTTGGAGGCCCGCGCCAGTGCGGTCATTTATACGGTGGCGGAATTGGAGTCGCTTACCAAATATTTGATTCGAGAAACACATAAAGAACTAAACGGTAACCATCAAATTAAGGATCTCATACCGTGCTTGCGACAGCTCGCAGCACATGAGGCATTCGAAAGCCTACGCGATTTGAGCGATGCCACAAAAGTATGGCCGCGAAGAGCTGAGGCAACGACTCTAGATCTTAGCGGCCTGTCATTGAAGCTACCGATTATCACAAAGTCGGCGCAACCTCCAATGGACGGAAAAACGCCCAACCCGCAGCTGTACGCGCGAATTTGGGATGTGTATGGCCTTCCGGGCACCGCCTTCCCCTACGCTCGCTGGGACGCGTCGATGCGAAAGCTGGGTGGCGTGCGTAACGATCTGGCGCATGGCAATATTCCCTTTCATCAAGTTTTTCAGTCTGCCGGGATGAATTCCGCTGATGTCGAGCGGTACGTCGACGACGTTACGGAATTCGCACTTCACTTGGTGGATTGCTGGACAAGTTATTTAGATCAGCAGATGTACTTAGTCTCATCCGGACCTTAA
- a CDS encoding DUF262 domain-containing protein, translating into MTVASELSSLEDQLGEERKKVDVASHDFSVRELVRMLADGELSITPEYQRKYRWDDEVSSTFIESVFLGLPIPPIFVATNAGFQWEVVDGLQRLSTLLYFIAEGPDGLKAVNRSKALKLTRLQKLTQLNGVGYDDLPVPLQRYFGRQPLQVISLTDKSSKEVRFDLFERLNAGSIALSPQEVRACIYRGEFNRLLEELASGDLQDLLKLQQARQNDGTAAEQVLKFFAYKNARDKFDGRVKKFLNDYMESVQGSESVEVDIELYSRSVSSLLEATGGGPLLRTATAVTPLVQLEACLVGIAELLTDGVDVTIPPSGWQDDAALVTASTGGSNTRTKLEARINRAKVLFSGRA; encoded by the coding sequence ATGACAGTTGCTTCAGAACTCAGCTCGCTCGAAGATCAGCTAGGAGAAGAACGCAAAAAAGTTGACGTGGCGAGCCATGACTTTTCGGTCCGTGAGTTGGTGCGAATGCTAGCCGACGGCGAACTCAGCATCACGCCTGAGTATCAACGCAAGTACCGATGGGACGATGAAGTTAGCTCAACTTTCATCGAATCCGTTTTTCTAGGGTTGCCGATCCCTCCTATCTTTGTGGCTACTAATGCCGGCTTTCAATGGGAGGTTGTTGATGGCCTTCAGCGACTTTCAACACTTCTGTACTTTATTGCGGAAGGTCCCGATGGCCTAAAGGCGGTAAATCGCAGCAAAGCGCTGAAGCTTACGAGGCTGCAAAAACTTACCCAACTTAACGGGGTCGGATACGATGACCTCCCGGTGCCGCTACAGAGATACTTCGGTCGACAGCCACTGCAGGTAATATCCCTGACGGATAAAAGCAGTAAAGAAGTTCGCTTCGATTTGTTTGAGCGGCTGAATGCCGGCTCGATTGCACTTTCACCACAAGAGGTGCGCGCCTGCATCTATCGGGGAGAATTCAACCGACTCCTTGAAGAGTTGGCAAGTGGGGATCTGCAGGATCTGCTTAAGCTGCAGCAAGCCAGACAGAATGACGGAACCGCTGCCGAGCAGGTACTCAAATTCTTCGCTTACAAGAATGCCCGCGATAAATTTGATGGGCGTGTCAAGAAATTCCTTAACGATTACATGGAGTCGGTGCAGGGTTCGGAAAGTGTCGAGGTTGACATAGAACTATACAGCCGCTCGGTATCATCTCTTCTGGAGGCGACAGGGGGCGGCCCGCTACTGCGAACAGCAACGGCGGTTACTCCGCTTGTTCAGCTAGAGGCATGCTTGGTAGGTATCGCTGAATTGCTCACAGACGGAGTTGATGTAACCATCCCGCCATCGGGCTGGCAAGACGATGCGGCGCTCGTGACGGCAAGCACAGGCGGTAGCAATACCCGCACAAAGCTGGAAGCGCGCATTAATCGAGCGAAGGTGCTCTTCAGTGGGCGCGCATGA
- a CDS encoding phosphotransferase → MTDQLTLPADVLANVQRRWPDLADVWAAKVHEEFQTLCERYQATPRSILPARYGFVVAVDTPDGPLVLRSSPDPRGHDQAAVATALADLGAAPQIHEAVTTSHGTWTVADRVLPGTPLSRTDPATVNPQALFAPLAKMRNRPAPRHGMPSVLDWLRDRLKDDNLGDLRPGTTVAPASERKAALGLLTDLTRDHVPALCHGDASSGNIIANGPQHWLYIDPRGMSGEHAYDVAVLALRISTVQRSPNLINQIAGLAQVEIDRLHAWTVVAQVARV, encoded by the coding sequence ATGACCGACCAACTCACTTTGCCGGCCGACGTGCTGGCGAACGTCCAACGCCGTTGGCCAGACCTCGCGGACGTGTGGGCAGCCAAGGTCCACGAAGAGTTCCAAACCCTCTGCGAGCGCTACCAGGCCACACCACGCAGCATCCTGCCAGCCCGCTACGGCTTCGTCGTCGCCGTCGACACCCCAGACGGCCCACTCGTACTCCGCAGCAGCCCAGACCCCCGCGGCCACGACCAGGCAGCCGTAGCCACCGCGCTCGCTGACCTGGGCGCCGCCCCACAGATCCACGAGGCCGTCACCACCAGCCACGGAACCTGGACCGTCGCCGACCGCGTGCTACCAGGCACCCCGCTCAGCCGAACCGACCCGGCAACCGTCAACCCGCAGGCACTCTTCGCACCACTGGCAAAGATGCGAAACCGGCCGGCCCCACGACATGGAATGCCCTCAGTGCTGGATTGGCTCCGCGACCGCCTCAAAGACGACAACCTCGGCGATCTGCGTCCCGGCACGACCGTCGCGCCGGCCAGCGAACGCAAGGCCGCACTCGGCCTCCTGACCGACCTAACTCGTGATCACGTTCCCGCCCTCTGTCACGGAGACGCATCCAGTGGCAACATCATCGCCAACGGCCCACAGCATTGGCTGTACATCGATCCTCGCGGCATGAGCGGAGAACATGCCTACGACGTAGCCGTCCTTGCTCTCAGGATCAGCACCGTCCAAAGGTCACCAAATCTCATCAACCAAATCGCGGGCCTTGCGCAGGTCGAAATCGACCGACTCCACGCTTGGACGGTAGTTGCGCAGGTCGCACGCGTCTAG
- a CDS encoding HAD family hydrolase: protein MTLTDLVANAGCLLIDFDGPICSVFAGYPARTIAEEMRILAQERGGAELAPVFADLPFDPLDILVAVAAVAEDSLIREVSDACRDAEVKAIASATPTPGAADVLRAAHAAGRSVAIVSNNSSAAIEAYLHQHDLLRYVAGIAARFDGMDPRLLKPDPFLVEQGPAAARASRDAAIFIGDSVTDIEAGQAACIPTVGYANKPGKDQRLTDAGADVVIGSMQAIADVLSSIPAKPSR from the coding sequence GTGACCCTCACCGACCTGGTCGCCAACGCCGGCTGTCTCCTGATCGACTTCGACGGGCCGATCTGCTCCGTCTTCGCCGGCTATCCGGCCCGCACGATCGCCGAGGAGATGCGCATCCTCGCCCAAGAACGCGGCGGCGCCGAACTGGCGCCGGTGTTCGCGGACCTGCCGTTCGACCCACTGGACATCCTGGTAGCGGTCGCCGCGGTCGCCGAGGACAGCCTGATCCGCGAGGTATCCGACGCCTGCCGCGACGCCGAGGTAAAGGCTATCGCCTCAGCCACCCCGACACCCGGAGCCGCCGATGTGCTCCGCGCAGCTCACGCCGCCGGCCGCTCAGTCGCCATCGTCAGCAACAACAGCAGCGCCGCGATCGAGGCCTACCTCCACCAGCACGACCTACTCCGCTACGTGGCCGGCATCGCCGCCCGCTTCGACGGCATGGATCCACGCCTGCTCAAGCCGGACCCGTTTCTCGTGGAGCAAGGCCCCGCCGCTGCACGGGCAAGCCGCGACGCCGCCATCTTCATCGGCGACTCAGTCACCGACATCGAGGCAGGCCAAGCCGCCTGTATCCCCACGGTCGGCTACGCCAACAAGCCCGGCAAGGACCAGCGACTCACCGACGCGGGAGCAGACGTGGTGATCGGCTCCATGCAGGCCATTGCTGATGTGCTGTCCAGCATCCCCGCAAAGCCGAGCCGATGA
- a CDS encoding GntR family transcriptional regulator — MNVEARDLDDLEPDDARPASQQIANVLRAAILTRRFAPGERLPSQNELAERYGVARETVKSALRILRDDRLIVSRQGSGAFVRAQTDRPVGLRPHIEAAFEQSHITLDFAGFSSETLHGAIQEPLDKIRAGRLTPESIAIRILLPDLGLPAVVPSRAEPAGDDPAVRERAARIARRHTEAIEESVSELATLGLVRHATTEVRAYGTTVLSKLYILNRDEVFFGFYPVVRNTVSVDKQPVPIFDVLGKDVPLFHYVITGDEGDASDQFVQQSQAWFDSIWTTIAHEYTP, encoded by the coding sequence GTGAACGTGGAAGCTCGCGACCTCGACGACCTGGAGCCGGACGACGCTCGGCCGGCTTCGCAGCAGATCGCTAACGTGCTGCGCGCGGCGATCCTGACGCGTCGCTTTGCCCCAGGTGAGCGCCTGCCGTCGCAGAACGAGTTGGCCGAGCGGTACGGCGTGGCCCGCGAGACGGTCAAGTCCGCGCTCCGCATCCTGCGCGACGATCGCCTGATCGTGAGCCGTCAGGGCAGCGGCGCGTTTGTACGCGCGCAGACCGATCGCCCGGTCGGGTTGCGGCCGCACATCGAGGCCGCGTTTGAGCAATCACACATCACGCTCGACTTCGCCGGCTTCTCCAGCGAGACGCTGCACGGCGCCATTCAAGAGCCGCTGGACAAGATCCGCGCCGGCCGCCTGACGCCGGAGTCAATCGCGATCCGCATCCTGCTGCCAGACCTGGGTCTACCAGCAGTAGTCCCATCCCGCGCCGAACCAGCCGGCGACGACCCCGCGGTCCGCGAGCGCGCTGCCCGCATCGCCCGCCGGCACACCGAGGCGATCGAGGAGTCCGTCAGCGAGTTGGCCACGCTCGGCCTGGTTCGCCACGCCACGACCGAGGTTCGCGCCTACGGCACCACGGTTCTGTCAAAGCTCTACATCCTCAACCGCGACGAGGTCTTTTTCGGGTTCTATCCAGTCGTCCGCAACACGGTGTCCGTGGACAAGCAGCCGGTTCCGATCTTCGACGTGCTGGGCAAAGACGTGCCGCTGTTCCACTACGTGATCACCGGTGACGAGGGCGACGCGAGCGATCAGTTCGTCCAGCAGTCACAGGCCTGGTTCGACAGCATCTGGACCACGATCGCCCACGAGTACACGCCGTGA
- a CDS encoding GntR family transcriptional regulator, which produces MPIEPVPAKYANIADAVQQRIERGTYPPGSMLPSESQLVREFDASRSTVVRALEYLRQLGYLEGVQGKGRLVLGTRPRRRPSLPRRLFDALHAAELTHGTVIGAGGAPASSRIATMLAIPVGESVVARQRVMQGDGTDCSTLSTVYLPAVAAIGTGFADAGPLREGALDHLERCRRLAAADVIERLSARPATARESTLLTVDPGAVVLTNLLVVRSAEANPLLIVDLARPLPSQGIEEIFSFH; this is translated from the coding sequence ATGCCGATCGAACCCGTCCCGGCGAAGTACGCGAACATCGCCGACGCGGTACAACAACGGATCGAGCGCGGCACCTACCCGCCCGGGTCGATGCTGCCCAGCGAATCCCAGCTCGTCCGAGAATTCGACGCGTCCCGCTCGACGGTCGTCCGGGCACTGGAGTACCTACGCCAGCTCGGCTACCTGGAAGGCGTGCAGGGCAAGGGCCGGCTCGTCCTCGGCACGCGACCGCGCCGGCGCCCGTCACTGCCCCGCCGGCTATTCGACGCGCTGCACGCCGCGGAGCTCACGCACGGCACGGTCATCGGGGCAGGTGGCGCACCCGCCTCGTCCCGGATCGCGACGATGCTCGCCATCCCCGTTGGTGAGTCGGTGGTTGCCCGCCAGCGGGTCATGCAGGGCGACGGGACGGACTGCTCGACGCTCTCCACGGTCTACCTGCCCGCGGTCGCGGCGATCGGCACCGGATTCGCCGATGCCGGGCCGTTGCGCGAAGGTGCACTAGATCATCTTGAGCGCTGTCGGCGACTCGCGGCGGCTGACGTGATCGAGCGACTTTCTGCCCGGCCGGCGACCGCCCGGGAATCGACGTTGCTCACCGTCGATCCAGGCGCGGTCGTTCTGACGAACCTGCTGGTAGTTCGCAGTGCGGAGGCGAACCCGCTGCTCATCGTTGATCTTGCCCGTCCGCTGCCATCTCAAGGCATCGAAGAAATCTTCTCTTTCCACTAA
- a CDS encoding FtsK/SpoIIIE domain-containing protein: protein MPLINVIKGDPIPVAPLNVRTPFVKIPLWAAILWQTLKTVAWLVKAYVQHWYATLPVTGLVWLYLAYGWQALALLLGGITTAVTCWFHVNRASWLRFGWWPALARFRRLVYRRRWMAAMVTANLSISYDKRTIIPQIRRVRCKAGGCDEVLVRMVTGQIPDDFAKASERLAQTFGVRQVKAIPGPTYGAVVLVLMRGDTLQETVEPFPIPFAPDFTALPIGVQEDGGLYRLRLFGTQVLIVGATGSGKGSAIWSIVRSLAGGVASGLVELWGLDPKGGMELGIGRALFAKFASRDFAEMAAMLEHAAATAQGRAARLAGKTRQHTPTEDEPLIVLVIDELANLTAYLTERQLKDRIKAALGIVLTQGRAVGVHVVAAIQDPRKEVLPARGLFPTRIGLRLSEPSEVDLVLGDNMRDRGALCDRIPQTQPGIGFVVLEGDPTPMRVRLTYCDDTTVRDMADDYGVAA, encoded by the coding sequence ATGCCACTAATCAACGTCATCAAGGGCGACCCGATCCCCGTCGCACCGCTCAACGTCCGCACCCCGTTCGTCAAGATCCCGCTCTGGGCAGCGATCCTCTGGCAGACCCTCAAGACTGTCGCTTGGCTGGTCAAGGCCTACGTCCAGCACTGGTACGCCACCCTCCCGGTCACCGGCTTGGTCTGGCTTTACCTCGCCTACGGTTGGCAGGCCCTCGCCTTGCTACTCGGCGGTATCACGACCGCCGTGACCTGCTGGTTTCACGTGAATCGGGCGTCATGGCTGCGGTTCGGCTGGTGGCCGGCACTGGCCCGGTTCCGCAGGCTGGTCTACCGGCGGCGGTGGATGGCCGCGATGGTCACCGCGAACCTGTCGATCTCCTACGACAAACGCACGATCATCCCCCAGATCCGCCGCGTCCGGTGCAAGGCCGGCGGCTGCGACGAGGTGCTGGTCCGGATGGTGACCGGGCAGATCCCTGACGACTTCGCCAAAGCGTCCGAGCGGCTGGCGCAGACCTTCGGGGTCCGGCAGGTCAAGGCCATCCCCGGCCCGACCTACGGCGCCGTGGTCCTGGTCCTCATGCGCGGCGACACCCTGCAAGAAACAGTGGAGCCGTTCCCGATCCCGTTCGCGCCGGACTTCACGGCCCTGCCGATCGGTGTCCAGGAAGACGGCGGCCTCTACCGGCTGCGGTTGTTCGGCACCCAGGTCCTGATCGTCGGCGCTACTGGCTCGGGCAAAGGCTCGGCCATCTGGTCGATCGTCCGGTCTCTGGCCGGCGGGGTCGCCTCGGGGCTGGTCGAGCTGTGGGGCCTGGATCCCAAGGGCGGCATGGAGCTAGGGATCGGCAGGGCGCTGTTCGCGAAGTTCGCCTCCCGGGACTTCGCCGAGATGGCCGCCATGCTCGAACACGCGGCGGCCACCGCCCAGGGACGGGCCGCCCGGCTCGCCGGCAAGACGCGCCAGCACACACCGACCGAAGATGAGCCGCTGATCGTCCTCGTCATCGACGAACTGGCAAACCTGACCGCCTACCTGACCGAACGCCAGCTCAAGGACCGGATCAAGGCCGCGCTCGGCATCGTCCTCACGCAAGGTCGAGCCGTCGGCGTCCACGTCGTCGCCGCGATCCAGGACCCCCGCAAAGAGGTCCTTCCGGCCCGCGGGCTGTTCCCGACCCGGATCGGGCTGCGGCTGTCCGAGCCGTCAGAGGTCGACCTGGTGCTCGGCGACAACATGCGCGACCGCGGAGCCCTGTGCGACCGGATCCCGCAGACCCAGCCCGGCATCGGCTTCGTCGTCCTGGAGGGCGACCCGACCCCGATGCGGGTCCGGCTGACCTATTGCGACGACACCACCGTCCGCGACATGGCCGACGACTACGGGGTTGCCGCGTGA
- a CDS encoding replication initiator — protein sequence MTTPTLPAPAETTTPRPGSRAARLALPRAVDALKDLAIDHGVCIHPIALRRTDLATGKTELVDLPCGATLEAKCPPCAKKARRLRQIQIREGWHRADEPQPGPAPATARQRDLITARAHLEFDRAALELTPMDPAGRVAELERIAIAIEAVEQEITAEGLRGSITPGRGLDQDEDDDQPRRVRSTKRRQDVPDLPRQKVDARTVGRTYVGPDGVEHRPSMWLTLTLDSYGPVHSIHQGRPCSCRRHHTADDPQLGTPVDPSRYNYRRAAWDAVHFPRLLDRYWQNLRRAVGWNVQYAGCVEPQRRLAPHAHFAIRGTIPRAMLELVAKATYHQVWWPPADQLRYPINRPPVWDAKAEAWADPDTGRLLATWGEALDAVDDDPDAEPAHLVRFGAQVKAKGVDTGSGDVERTIGYITKYVTKSAADCHQTTSDPQRAHLDRLWHELRVTPCSERCSNWLLYGVQPKKAHGRLRPGHCKGRVHQKTTLGIGGRRVLVSRDWSGKTLADHRADAHAWVKAVLGVTDDPEANEKPAVAWEMARHDDPDLPPLEHRLLRAISQRIQRRAELAAARRPADVSATQDAQAGGGL from the coding sequence ATGACCACCCCCACCCTGCCCGCCCCGGCAGAGACAACGACCCCTCGGCCGGGCTCCAGGGCCGCCCGACTTGCGCTGCCGCGGGCCGTCGACGCACTCAAAGACCTGGCCATCGACCACGGCGTCTGCATCCACCCCATCGCGCTCCGGCGGACCGACCTGGCCACCGGCAAAACCGAACTCGTCGACCTGCCCTGCGGCGCAACCCTCGAAGCCAAATGCCCGCCCTGCGCCAAGAAGGCCCGGCGCCTGCGGCAGATCCAGATCCGCGAGGGCTGGCACCGGGCCGACGAACCCCAGCCCGGCCCCGCGCCAGCGACCGCTCGGCAACGGGACCTGATCACCGCCCGGGCGCACCTCGAATTCGACCGCGCCGCCCTCGAACTGACCCCGATGGACCCGGCCGGCCGCGTGGCCGAACTCGAACGGATCGCCATCGCGATCGAAGCAGTCGAGCAGGAGATCACCGCGGAAGGACTGCGCGGCAGCATCACGCCGGGCCGCGGACTCGATCAGGACGAGGACGACGACCAGCCCCGCCGGGTCCGGTCCACCAAACGGCGCCAGGACGTCCCTGACCTGCCCCGGCAGAAGGTCGACGCCCGCACGGTCGGCCGGACCTACGTCGGACCAGACGGGGTCGAGCACCGCCCCTCGATGTGGCTCACCCTGACCTTGGACAGCTACGGCCCGGTCCACTCGATCCACCAGGGCCGGCCGTGCTCCTGTCGCCGCCATCACACCGCCGACGACCCGCAGCTCGGCACGCCGGTCGACCCGTCCCGGTACAACTACCGGCGGGCGGCCTGGGACGCCGTGCACTTCCCCCGGCTGCTCGACCGGTACTGGCAGAACCTGCGCCGGGCCGTCGGCTGGAACGTGCAGTACGCGGGCTGTGTCGAGCCGCAACGCCGGTTGGCGCCGCACGCGCACTTCGCCATCCGCGGCACCATCCCGCGCGCGATGTTGGAGCTGGTCGCCAAGGCCACCTACCACCAGGTCTGGTGGCCACCCGCCGACCAACTCCGCTATCCGATCAACCGGCCACCGGTCTGGGACGCCAAGGCGGAAGCATGGGCGGACCCGGACACCGGCCGCCTGCTGGCGACCTGGGGCGAAGCCCTGGACGCCGTCGACGACGACCCGGACGCCGAGCCGGCGCACCTCGTTCGCTTCGGCGCCCAGGTCAAGGCCAAGGGCGTCGACACCGGCTCCGGCGACGTAGAACGCACGATCGGCTACATCACCAAGTACGTGACCAAATCCGCCGCCGACTGCCACCAGACCACCAGCGACCCGCAACGCGCCCACCTCGACCGCCTCTGGCACGAACTCCGCGTCACACCGTGCTCGGAACGCTGCTCGAACTGGCTGCTCTACGGCGTCCAACCCAAGAAAGCCCACGGCCGCCTCCGGCCCGGCCACTGCAAGGGCCGGGTCCACCAGAAGACCACCCTCGGCATCGGCGGCCGGCGCGTCCTGGTCTCCCGCGACTGGTCCGGCAAAACCCTCGCCGACCACCGCGCCGACGCCCACGCCTGGGTCAAAGCAGTCCTCGGCGTCACCGACGACCCAGAGGCAAACGAAAAGCCGGCGGTCGCCTGGGAGATGGCCAGACACGACGACCCGGACCTTCCCCCACTCGAACACCGCCTCCTGCGAGCCATCTCCCAACGCATCCAGCGGCGCGCCGAACTCGCCGCCGCACGAAGACCCGCAGATGTTTCGGCAACTCAGGACGCGCAGGCAGGAGGGGGACTTTGA
- a CDS encoding helix-turn-helix transcriptional regulator: MADDDLMTVLEVLDVLKGVSRRTFYRWRELGNAPTCIRLPNGELRIVRSDLREWLNRHREAA; encoded by the coding sequence GTGGCGGACGACGACCTGATGACGGTTCTTGAGGTGCTCGACGTCTTGAAGGGAGTGTCGCGGCGGACCTTCTACCGCTGGCGCGAGCTCGGCAACGCCCCAACCTGCATCCGCCTGCCCAACGGTGAACTTCGGATCGTTCGCAGCGATCTCCGCGAATGGCTCAACCGGCACCGGGAGGCGGCGTGA
- a CDS encoding tyrosine-type recombinase/integrase, translating to MKSQEVRIRSIQINKLANRRKSYTVRWLLAGKPESKTFTTRALADSYRSDLMQAINRGEAFDTDSGLPESMMPTPVGVSWLAFVRRYLDMKWPDAAAKSRESLTDALATVTPALVADVPGRPDAELLRRALRGFELVPATREAPRPADVAKALQWLERASLPLADLAQASVIRPALNALTVRLDGRSAAATTSRRKRAVFYNVLQYAVELELLAFNPVDQLRVRSNRSKVSVQVDRRVVVNPAQARELLTAVTYVGTRGKDGWRGERLRAFFACMYFAGLRPGEATDLRRSNCKLPATGWGTLTVERSRPAVGKRYTDSGEVHDDRGLKHRGQAEAREVPIPPELVTMLREHLERFGSDETGRLFRSTRGGVVSSSSYARVWELARAVALPPDRVGTPLAGRPYDLRHAGVSLWLNAGVPATDVADRAGHSVDVLLKVYAKCLDGDRERFNSRIEAALSD from the coding sequence GTGAAGTCCCAGGAAGTCCGCATCCGGTCCATCCAAATCAACAAGCTTGCCAACCGCCGGAAGTCGTACACGGTGCGGTGGTTGCTGGCCGGCAAGCCGGAGTCGAAGACGTTCACAACCCGGGCGCTGGCCGATAGCTACCGGTCCGACCTGATGCAGGCCATCAACCGCGGCGAGGCGTTCGACACCGACTCCGGTCTTCCCGAGTCGATGATGCCGACTCCAGTGGGCGTCAGTTGGCTGGCTTTCGTCCGGCGTTACCTCGACATGAAGTGGCCGGATGCCGCCGCGAAATCACGGGAGAGCCTGACCGACGCACTGGCCACGGTCACGCCCGCGCTCGTTGCGGACGTTCCCGGCCGGCCGGACGCCGAGCTGCTGCGGCGGGCTCTCCGCGGTTTTGAACTTGTTCCGGCAACTCGTGAGGCGCCGCGACCTGCTGATGTCGCTAAGGCTCTGCAGTGGCTGGAGCGGGCGTCGCTTCCTCTGGCTGACCTGGCTCAAGCGTCGGTCATCCGCCCGGCGCTCAACGCGCTGACTGTGCGGCTCGATGGCCGAAGCGCTGCGGCCACCACGAGCCGGCGCAAGCGCGCGGTCTTCTACAACGTTCTTCAGTACGCGGTCGAGCTGGAACTCCTCGCGTTCAATCCGGTAGACCAACTGCGGGTGCGCTCTAACCGAAGCAAGGTCTCCGTCCAGGTCGACCGGCGCGTGGTCGTCAACCCCGCGCAGGCACGTGAGCTGCTGACCGCCGTGACCTACGTCGGCACGCGTGGCAAGGACGGCTGGCGTGGGGAGCGGCTTCGGGCGTTCTTCGCCTGCATGTACTTCGCGGGGCTCCGGCCGGGTGAGGCCACCGACCTGCGCCGAAGCAACTGCAAGCTTCCGGCAACCGGCTGGGGGACTCTGACCGTAGAGCGCTCGCGGCCGGCGGTGGGCAAGCGCTACACCGATAGCGGCGAGGTCCACGACGACCGCGGGCTCAAGCATCGAGGTCAGGCAGAGGCGCGGGAGGTGCCCATTCCGCCCGAGTTGGTCACGATGCTGCGCGAGCACCTGGAGCGCTTCGGCTCCGACGAAACGGGTCGGCTGTTCCGGAGCACGCGTGGGGGAGTGGTCTCGTCCTCGTCGTACGCCCGCGTCTGGGAGCTTGCCCGCGCGGTTGCGCTCCCGCCGGACCGGGTCGGCACGCCGCTGGCCGGCCGCCCTTACGATCTGCGGCACGCCGGGGTTTCGCTGTGGCTCAACGCGGGGGTACCCGCCACCGACGTGGCCGACCGCGCCGGCCACTCCGTGGACGTCTTGCTCAAGGTCTACGCCAAGTGTCTCGACGGTGATCGGGAGCGATTCAACTCCCGGATCGAGGCTGCACTCAGTGACTGA